In Rattus norvegicus strain BN/NHsdMcwi chromosome 1, GRCr8, whole genome shotgun sequence, a genomic segment contains:
- the Sec1 gene encoding fucosyltransferase 10 isoform X2, with translation MFTINVRGRLGNQMGEYATLFALARMNGRLAFIPASMHSTLAPIFRISLPVLHSDTARRIPWQKYHLNDWMEERYRHIPGHYVRFTGYPCSWTFYHHLRPEILKEFTLHDHVREEAQAFLRGLRVNGSQPSTFVGVHVRRGDYVHVMPKVWKGVVADRGYLEKALDMFRARYSSPVFVVTSDDMSWCRKSIVASRGDVAFAGNGLQGSPAKDIALLMQCNHTVITLGTFGIWAAYLTGGDTVYLANFTQPSSPFHKVFKPEAAYLPEWVGIAADLEQPNRGAPGHASARAPKSHQRTLL, from the coding sequence atgttcaccatcaaTGTCAGAGGCCGGCTGGGGAACCAGATGGGCGAATACGCCACATTGTTTGCACTGGCCAGGATGAACGGACGGCTTGCTTTTATCCCCGCATCCATGCACAGCACTCTAGCGCCCATCTTCAGGATCAGCCTCCCGGTGTTACACAGTGACACAGCCAGAAGGATACCATGGCAGAAATACCATCTCAACGACTGGATGGAGGAGCGTTACCGCCACATTCCGGGACACTATGTGCGCTTCACGGGATACCCGTGCTCCTGGACCTTCTACCACCACCTGCGCCCAGAGATCCTGAAGGAGTTCACTCTGCATGACCACGTGCGGGAGGAGGCCCAGGCCTTCCTGCGTGGTCTGCGGGTGAATGGGAGCCAGCCGAGTACTTTTGTGGGTGTCCATGTGCGTCGAGGGGACTATGTGCATGTCATGCCCAAGGTGTGGAAGGGCGTGGTGGCTGACCGGGGTTACCTGGAAAAGGCCCTGGATATGTTCCGGGCACGCTATTCATCTCCAGTCTTCGTGGTCACCAGTGATGACATGTCCTGGTGCCGGAAGAGCATCGTTGCTTCCCGAGGGGACGTGGCATTTGCTGGCAATGGCCTTCAAGGATCGCCTGCCAAGGACATTGCATTACTCATGCAGTGCAACCATACCGTCATCACCTTGGGTACCTTTGGTATCTGGGCTGCCTATCTCACAGGTGGGGATACTGTTTACCTGGCTAACTTTACCCAGCCCAGCTCCCCTTTCCATAAGGTTTTCAAGCCAGAAGCAGCTTATCTGCCTGAGTGGGTGGGCATTGCTGCTGATCTGGAACAGCCAAACAGAGGAGCCCCTGGCCATGCCTCAGCAAGAGCCCCCAAGAGTCACCAGAGGACCTTGCTGTAG
- the Sec1 gene encoding fucosyltransferase 10 isoform X1, whose protein sequence is MPPETAWDRSTVAPSRLAAWWSRTNWPRRIQAALQGLKAICPPLSTFYLFFVIFVLSTIFHCHRRLSLVPAPWASSALVVLSPRHLPREGMFTINVRGRLGNQMGEYATLFALARMNGRLAFIPASMHSTLAPIFRISLPVLHSDTARRIPWQKYHLNDWMEERYRHIPGHYVRFTGYPCSWTFYHHLRPEILKEFTLHDHVREEAQAFLRGLRVNGSQPSTFVGVHVRRGDYVHVMPKVWKGVVADRGYLEKALDMFRARYSSPVFVVTSDDMSWCRKSIVASRGDVAFAGNGLQGSPAKDIALLMQCNHTVITLGTFGIWAAYLTGGDTVYLANFTQPSSPFHKVFKPEAAYLPEWVGIAADLEQPNRGAPGHASARAPKSHQRTLL, encoded by the exons ATGCCACCCGAGACTGCGTGGGACAGGAGCACTGTCGCCCCCAGCAGGCTTGCAGCCTGGTGGTCCCGGACAAACTGGCCTAGAAGGATCCAAGCAG CTCTCCAAGGACTCAAGGCCATCTGCCCACCTCTCTCCACCTTTTACCTCTTCTTTGTGATCTTCGTGTTGTCTACCATTTTCCACTGCCACCGGCGCCTCAGTCTAGTGCCTGCCCCCTGGGCCTCGTCAGCCCTTGTGGTCTTATCCCCAAGACACCTGCCCCGggaaggcatgttcaccatcaaTGTCAGAGGCCGGCTGGGGAACCAGATGGGCGAATACGCCACATTGTTTGCACTGGCCAGGATGAACGGACGGCTTGCTTTTATCCCCGCATCCATGCACAGCACTCTAGCGCCCATCTTCAGGATCAGCCTCCCGGTGTTACACAGTGACACAGCCAGAAGGATACCATGGCAGAAATACCATCTCAACGACTGGATGGAGGAGCGTTACCGCCACATTCCGGGACACTATGTGCGCTTCACGGGATACCCGTGCTCCTGGACCTTCTACCACCACCTGCGCCCAGAGATCCTGAAGGAGTTCACTCTGCATGACCACGTGCGGGAGGAGGCCCAGGCCTTCCTGCGTGGTCTGCGGGTGAATGGGAGCCAGCCGAGTACTTTTGTGGGTGTCCATGTGCGTCGAGGGGACTATGTGCATGTCATGCCCAAGGTGTGGAAGGGCGTGGTGGCTGACCGGGGTTACCTGGAAAAGGCCCTGGATATGTTCCGGGCACGCTATTCATCTCCAGTCTTCGTGGTCACCAGTGATGACATGTCCTGGTGCCGGAAGAGCATCGTTGCTTCCCGAGGGGACGTGGCATTTGCTGGCAATGGCCTTCAAGGATCGCCTGCCAAGGACATTGCATTACTCATGCAGTGCAACCATACCGTCATCACCTTGGGTACCTTTGGTATCTGGGCTGCCTATCTCACAGGTGGGGATACTGTTTACCTGGCTAACTTTACCCAGCCCAGCTCCCCTTTCCATAAGGTTTTCAAGCCAGAAGCAGCTTATCTGCCTGAGTGGGTGGGCATTGCTGCTGATCTGGAACAGCCAAACAGAGGAGCCCCTGGCCATGCCTCAGCAAGAGCCCCCAAGAGTCACCAGAGGACCTTGCTGTAG